The following is a genomic window from Pseudomonas parafulva.
TGGGAAACAGCGCCGGACTGTCGGCAAACGCCGCATGCCCGTGGATCACTGCCAGCGGTCGCAGGCCCCGTTTCTCGGCCTCGCTGCGACGCATCATCACCAGCGCCGCTGCGCCGTCGGAAATGGAACTGGCGTTCGCCGCCGTGACCGTACCGCCGTCGCGAAAGGCTGGCTTGAGCTGAGCGATCTTGTCCAGACGCGCCTTGGGCGGCTGCTCGTCGTGCTCCACCAGACGTTTCTGTTTGCCGTCGGTCACCTCCACCGCAACGATCTCATCAGCGAAACGGCCGTGATCGATCGCCGCTTGTGCACGGGTCAGCGAGTCGATGGCGAAGGCATCCTGCGCCTGGCGATCGAAGCCGTTGGCCTGGGCGCAGTCCTCGGCGAAGGTGCCCATCAAACGGCCCTTGTCGTAGGCGTCCTCCAGACCGTCGAGGAACATGTGGTCGAGGATCCGGCCATGCCCCATGCGGTAACCGGCCCGCGCCTTGTCCAGCAAATACGGCGCGTTGCTCATGCTTTCCATGCCACCGGCCACCACCACCTCGGCACTGCCGGCCGACACCAGGTCGTGGGCCAAAATGGCCGCCTGCATGCCAGAGCCACACATCTTGTTCAAGGTGGTGCAGGTGGTGCGCTTGTCCAGACCGGCGCCCAGGGCAGCCTGTCGCGCCGGGGCCTGGCCGAGCCCGGCCGGCAGTACGCAGCCGAACAGCACCTGCTCGACACTGTCGGGTTGCAGGCCGGCGCGCTCCACGGCGGCGCGGATCGCGGCACTGCCCAACTGCGGCGCCGTGAGGCTCTTCAGATCGCCCTGCAGCCCGCCCATGGGCGTGCGCACGGCACTGACGATGACGATGGGATCGTTGGCGAGGGCCATGAAGCTTTCTCCTTATCTGGCAGCCATGCGCAGCGCGCCGTCGAGGCGAATCACCTCGCCGTTGAGCATGCTGTTCTCAATGATGTGTCGGACCAGCGCAGCGTACTCCTCTGGCCGGCCCAGGCGTGGCGGGAATGGCACGCCAGCGGCGAGCGAGTCGCGGACCGGCTGGGTCATGCCGGCCATCATCGGTGTTTCGAAGATGCCCGGGGCAATGGTCATCACGCGGATGCCGAAGCGCGCCAGCTCGCGCGCGGCGGGCAAGGTCAGGCTGGCCACCGCTCCCTTCGAGGCGGCATAGGCGGCCTGGCCGATCTGTCCATCGTAGGCGGCCACGGACGCCGTGTTGATGATGACGCCACGCTCGCCGCCGTCATCGGCAGGGCTTTCACTGATGGCCGCAGCGGCCAGGCGCAGCATGTTGAAGCTGCCGATGAGGTTGACGCTGACCACCTTGGCGAAGCTGGCCAGGGCATGCGGCCCCTCCTTGCCCAGGACTTTCTCGGCGCCGACGATACCGGCGCAGTTGACCAGCCCTTGCAGGCTGCCGAACGCGTTCACTGCTGCCGCTACGGCGGCCTGTGCCGCCTGCTCGTCACTGATGTCGGCCACCGCGAAACGGGCATTGTCACCCAGTTCGCGCGCCTTGGCCTCGACCGCCTGGGCATTGAGATCGACCAGCATCACGCGGGCGCCCGCCTCCACCAGCGATTGCGCGGTGGCCGCACCCAGGCCCGAAGCGGCGCCGGTGACGATGAAATGGGAGTTCTTTAGGTTCATGGATAGCTTCCTTCAGGCGCTGGCAGCGGGGGTCTGCGCAGCCTGTTGCTTGGCGATTTCCTGGTTGCGCAGGATGAAGCGTTGCAGCTTGCCGCTGGGGGTCTTGGGCAGCTCTGCGACGAATTCGATTTCGCGTGGGTAGGCGTGGGCGTAAAGCCGCTGACGCACATGCTGACGCAGGGTTTCCTCGAGTTCCGGGCCCGGGCCATGGCCCGCGCTCAACACCACGAATGCCTTGATCAGCTCGGTGCGCTCAGGATCGGGCTTACCGATCACGGCGGCCTCGACCACCGCCGGATGCTCGATCAGCGCGCTTTCCACATCGAACGGACCGACGCGATAGCCGGAGGTGGTGATCACATCGTCATTGCGTCCGACGAAGCTGATGCTGCCGTCGGGGTTGAGCTCGACGGTGTCGCCGGACAAGTAGTACTTGCCGACGAAGGCTTTGGTCGGCACCCCGTGATAGCCGTCGAACCAGCACAGCGGCGATTGCTCGCGGTCCACCGCCAGCACGCCGGGTTGGCCCGCCGCCAACTCGTTGCAGGCCTCGTCCAGCACCACGATGCGATGCCCCGGCACGGCGTAGCCGGCCGAACCCATGTGGACCGGGTGGGCCAGACCGTGGTGGTTGCACAACACCATGCCCAGTTCGGTCTGCCCGTAGTGGTCATGGATGGTCACGCCCAGTTCGTCGGCGAACCAGCGGATCACCTCGGGATTGAGTGGCTCGCCAGCACTGCTGACCACGCGCAAACGCCCTTTGATCGGCGCCGAAAAGGCGCTGCCAGCGGCGATCAGCAGGCGATAAGCCGTGGGCGACCCAGCCAGGTTGCTGATGCCCAGCTTGTCGATCACCCGCGCGCAGCTCTCGACGCTGAATGGACCATCGTAGAACGTGGTGGCATGCCCCAGGGCCAGCGGGCCGGTGACCGCGTAGTAGAGTCCATAGGCCCA
Proteins encoded in this region:
- a CDS encoding AMP-binding protein, encoding MRDHAEAVRAFDYARTAEEALHGTLQRLNACLECCDRHVGADRIALICEDRDGTTRRYSFEQLQAQSQRFATVLKDRGVGAGDRVAGLMPRTVELLVTILATWRLGAVYQPLFTAFGPKAIEHRLEQSHARVVVTDRHNRPKLDGLSCEPAIITVGAAAGEPDFAQLRDAAEPLREAVMRSGNDPFLLMFTSGTTGPAKPLEVPLRAIVAFQGYMREAIDLRPEDNFWNLADPGWAYGLYYAVTGPLALGHATTFYDGPFSVESCARVIDKLGISNLAGSPTAYRLLIAAGSAFSAPIKGRLRVVSSAGEPLNPEVIRWFADELGVTIHDHYGQTELGMVLCNHHGLAHPVHMGSAGYAVPGHRIVVLDEACNELAAGQPGVLAVDREQSPLCWFDGYHGVPTKAFVGKYYLSGDTVELNPDGSISFVGRNDDVITTSGYRVGPFDVESALIEHPAVVEAAVIGKPDPERTELIKAFVVLSAGHGPGPELEETLRQHVRQRLYAHAYPREIEFVAELPKTPSGKLQRFILRNQEIAKQQAAQTPAASA
- a CDS encoding SDR family NAD(P)-dependent oxidoreductase, which gives rise to MNLKNSHFIVTGAASGLGAATAQSLVEAGARVMLVDLNAQAVEAKARELGDNARFAVADISDEQAAQAAVAAAVNAFGSLQGLVNCAGIVGAEKVLGKEGPHALASFAKVVSVNLIGSFNMLRLAAAAISESPADDGGERGVIINTASVAAYDGQIGQAAYAASKGAVASLTLPAARELARFGIRVMTIAPGIFETPMMAGMTQPVRDSLAAGVPFPPRLGRPEEYAALVRHIIENSMLNGEVIRLDGALRMAAR
- a CDS encoding acetyl-CoA C-acyltransferase, with the translated sequence MALANDPIVIVSAVRTPMGGLQGDLKSLTAPQLGSAAIRAAVERAGLQPDSVEQVLFGCVLPAGLGQAPARQAALGAGLDKRTTCTTLNKMCGSGMQAAILAHDLVSAGSAEVVVAGGMESMSNAPYLLDKARAGYRMGHGRILDHMFLDGLEDAYDKGRLMGTFAEDCAQANGFDRQAQDAFAIDSLTRAQAAIDHGRFADEIVAVEVTDGKQKRLVEHDEQPPKARLDKIAQLKPAFRDGGTVTAANASSISDGAAALVMMRRSEAEKRGLRPLAVIHGHAAFADSPALFPTAPIGAIERLVERTGWRLAEVDLFEINEAFAVVTLAAMKHLDLPRDKVNIHGGACALGHPIGASGARILVTLLWALRQNNLRRGIAAICIGGGEATAMAVECLY